One genomic window of Cricetulus griseus strain 17A/GY chromosome 3, alternate assembly CriGri-PICRH-1.0, whole genome shotgun sequence includes the following:
- the Phrf1 gene encoding PHD and RING finger domain-containing protein 1 isoform X6 codes for MDDDSLDELVTHSPGPDGPPRVDPSDLASDAEESSNGHSGDSEDDTGSEHEDDTDGEETEGMSEEEDPEDRSGSEDSEDGVEMATAAVETQGKLETISAPNSDDDAESCPICLNAFRDQAVGTPETCAHYFCLDCIIEWSRNANSCPVDRIIFKCICIRAQFNGKILKKIPVENTRACEDEEAEEEDPTFCEVCGRSDREDRLLLCDGCDAGYHMECLDPPLQEVPVDEWFCPECAAPGVAPTHDAAPVSDEEVSLLLADVVPTTSRLRPRVGRTRAIARTRQSERVRATVNRNRISSARRVQHVPRYLMSSLLDETIEAVATGLSTAVYQRPLTPRVPAKRKRKAGKRKKVLGRKKIRSRSSVKSKSGGTRAKKRQHRVRKTKGRKLKNEVTSRSRIARTLGLRRPVHGTSMPSVYKPVDPTLGLMRADIGAASLSLFGDPYELDPFDSVPSSNEEPSVDPPSPLSAKRRVLSRSALQSHQPVARPVAMGLSRRQLPAVAPEPSVEEAPVPDLLGSILSGQSLLMMSSADVVIHRDGSLSAKRAAPVSLQRNSVTQSREEFRSRDNLQTGALPSGSTSSGLMGDRQQSSGLSCGDRAALRHISGRTVETPVRLDSLVTPRSSQAGNLSNESRPTVKQNNSPRLNGSNTRALPLGSASSKMTTHSNFPSKNRTPGHPQKTDPRKPDFSKLPRIPKIYRDRSDGTQDQAPASGQTVELPSTCISRLTGREGPGQPGRGRPDNEPSSRGPQETGSHTGGTRPPAPSSHGSVAPLGPSRGKSIGSTFESFRINIPGNTAHCSQLSSPGFCNTFRPVDSKVQRKENPSPLFSIKKPKQLKSEIYDPFDPTGSDSSPPSSSPESLGPGLLPSEITRTISINSPKAPAFQTVRCVTSYRVESNFGTEVEPEPQPPGESVSGMLEFLAKEPAEGASDMEQEGLGEMEPTAIQGSTVRTQRPSPPEPWDDEDGVSCTPFFGSEERTVTCVTVVEPDVPPSPDAPQVTTHRIVELRSPSRSRSTSSSRSRKKTKKKKVAKEHQRTRSSTRSGSRDRTSRSVSPVSEEHTKRHRAKAKSRRSSSDRASSQDRAKRRRDRDRDRERRRGPWGHGRCWRKSRSRSGSPGSSSCERHESRRRKRRHSGSRSRGRDCSPHSSLERDRRHKHRERSRERMDKKESMTRSRERRRWRSRSPSLEHRSRRPRSREKRPHSPEKKEAVREVSPAPARQEEPGQDGNHPAKPVPEVSVLPEVVVADLNPPDVPPVLAEPVECVPEDLDYGDSVEAGHVFEDFSNEAIFIQLDDMSSPPSPESTDSSPERDFPSNPTVPPASLPQDTTLPTIQREALLVHSEDISKPATQALTRSDQCLLRQDTVETAAATLSTPSVVPMGKDSPLLSGRGCETVQPKDAVAQAPLLRSRTLVKRVTWNLQEAEDNTPTPDRVPRTPLQRPQRPQEGDWDAEDRALIGVQQAPFSDLPPPIHVLQETGLPDADPSQVYSPNMPPPLAQPSSILPYALVSQPSVQLILQGTLPLAGCGAAQSLAPVSNMPATTSELAIPTTTNNSEERTATPKSAAEKTKKEEYMKKLHMQERAVEEVKLAIKPFYQKREVTKEEYKDILRKAVQKICHSKSGEINPVKVANLVKAYVDKYRHMRRHKKTEAGEEPPTQGAEA; via the exons AAGGGAAGCTTGAAACTATCAGTGCACCCAATTCTGATGATGATGCAGAGAGCTGCCCCATTTGCCTCAATGCATTCAGAGACCAGGCTGTGGGCACCCCAGAGACCTGTGCCCACTATTTCTGCTTGGACTGTATCATTGAGTggtccagg AATGCCAACTCCTGTCCAGTGGATCgaataatatttaaatgtatttgtattcGAGCCCAGTTTAATGGTAAAATCTTAAAGAAG ATTCCAGTGGAAAACACTAGAGCCTGTGAGGATGAGGAGGCCGAAGAAGAGGACCCAACCTTTTGTGAGGTGTGTGGCAGGAGTGACCGTGAGGACCGACTTCTACTCTGTGATGGCTGTGATGCTGG GTACCACATGGAATGTTTGGACCCTCCCCTCCAGGAGGTGCCTGTGGATGAATGGTTCTGCCCAGAGTGTGCAGCCCCTGGGGTTGCTCCCACTCATG ATGCAGCTCCTGTAAGTGATGAGGAGGTCTCCCTGCTTCTGGCTGATGTAGTGCCTACTACCAGCAGGCTTCGGCCTCGAGTAGGCAGGACCCGGGCCATCGCTAGGACACgacagagtgagagagtgagGGCAACTGTGAACCGGAACCGGATCTCCTCTGCCAGAAGGGTCCAG CATGTGCCAAGGTACCTCATGTCTTCACTGCTGGATGAAACTATTGAGGCTGTCGCCACTGGTCTGAGCACTGCTGTATACCAGCGTCCCTTGACACCTCGTGTTCCTGCAAAACGGAAAAGGAAGGCAG GGAAACGGAAGAAAgtcctgggaagaaagaaaatccgGTCCAGGTCATCTGTGAAAAGTAAGAGTGGGGGTACAAGAGCTAAGAAACGGCAGCACCGTGTGAGGAAGACAAAAGGGAGGAAGCTGAAG AATGAAGTCACATCTCGTTCTCGCATCGCACGAACACTAGGCCTCCGCAGGCCTGTCCATGGCACCAGCATGCCCTCAGTGTACAAGCCAGTGGACCCCACTCTGGGGCTGATGAGGGCAGATATTGGAGcagcttctctgtctctgtttggaGATCCCTATGAGCTGGACCCCTTTGACAG TGTTCCCTCCAGCAACGAGGAACCATCTGTAGATCCACCTTCCCCTCTAAGTGCTAAGAGGAGAGTGCTGTCCCGCTCAGCCCTGCAGTCTCACCAGCCTGTGGCCAGACCTGTCGCCATGGGGCTCTCTAG GAGGCAGCTCCCTGCTGTGGCCCCAGAGCCCAGCGTGGAGGAGGCCCCAGTTCCTGACCTGTTGGGGAGCATCTTGTCCGGCCAGAGCCTCCTGATGATGAGCAGTGCTGACGTTGTTATCCACCGGGATGGCTCTCTCAGTGCCAAGAGGGCAG CTCCTGTTTCTCTTCAGCGAAATTCTGTGACTCAATCCAGAGAAGAGTTCAGGTCCAGAGACAACCTGCAGACTGGAGCACTACCCTCAGGGAGCACATCCAGTGGACTCATGGGAGACAGGCAACAGAGCTCAGGGCTGAGCTGTGGGGACAGAGCAGCCCTTCGCCATATCTCTGGCCGCACAGTGGAGACACCTGTAAGGTTGGACTCATTGGTGACCCCACGTTCAAGTCAGGCTGGGAACCTTTCAAATGAGAGTAGGCCTACTGTGAAACAGAATAACAGCCCTCGGCTTAATGGTTCCAATACACGGGCATTGCCTCTTGGTTCTGCCTCATCTAAGATGACTACTCATTCTAACTTTCCATCTAAAAATAGAACTCCTGGGCATCCCCAGAAAACAGATCCCAGGAAACCTGATTTCTCAAAGCTACCCAGGATACCAAAGATCTACAGGGACCGAAGTGACGGCACACAGGACCAGGCCCCAGCCAGTGGACAGACCGTGGAGCTCCCCAGCACTTGCATCAGCCGCCTGACTGGCAGGGAAGGTCCTGGGCAGCCAGGGCGAGGCCGGCCTGACAATGAGCCCAGCAGCAGGGGTCCCCAGGAGACTGGCTCACACACTGGTGGTACTCGCCCTCCTGCCCCTAGCTCCCATGGCAGCGTGGCCCCCCTAGGACCCTCAAGAGGAAAGAGCATCGGATCTACCTTTGAAAGCTTCAGGATAAACATCCCTGGGAACACTGCACATTGCAGCCAGCTGTCTAGCCCTGGCTTCTGTAACACATTCCGGCCAGTAGATAGCAAGGTGCAGAGGAAGGAGAATCCTTCACCCCTCTTCTCcatcaagaaaccaaaacaactcaAGAGTGAAATCTATGACCCCTTTGACCCCACTGGTTCAGACTCCAGCCCTCCTAGCAGCAGCCCTGAGAGTCTTGGCCCAGGCCTTCTGCCCTCTGAGATCACGAGAACTATCTCCATCAACAGCCCAAAGGCCCCAGCCTTCCAGACTGTGCGCTGTGTTACCTCCTACAGGGTAGAAAGCAACTTTGGGACTGAAGTGGAGCCTGAGCCCCAGCCCCCTGGTGAGTCTGTGTCTGGCATGCTGGAGTTCCTGGCCAAGGAACCTGCTGAGGGAGCCTCTGATATGGAGCAAGAAGGACTTGGGGAGATGGAACCTACAGCGATCCAGGGCTCCACAGTCCGAACTCAGCGGCCATCCCCACCAGAGCCTTGGGATGATGAGGATGGAGTGTCTTGTACACCCTTCTTTGGCTCTGAGGAACGGACGGTGACATGTGTGACTGTTGTGGAGCCAGATGTTCCACCAAGTCCAGATGCTCCACAGGTAACCACCCACAGGATTGTGGAGCTCAGGTCCCCATCTCGTTCCCGCTCCACCTCCAGCTCCCGCAGCAGGAAGAAAACTAAGAAGAAGAAGGTTGCCAAAGAACACCAGAGGACACGCTCCAGCACTCGGTCTGGCTCCAGGGACAGGACCTCACGTTCAGTGTCTCCAGTGTCTGAAGAACACACCAAGAGGCACAGAGCCAAGGCTAAGAGCCGGAGGTCTTCCAGTGACCGTGCCAGCAGCCAGGACAGAGCAAAGAGgaggagggacagggacagggacagggagcgGAGGCGGGGCCCCTGGGGTCATGGCAGGTGCTGGAGGAAGTCCAGGTCCCGCTCAGGGAGTCCTGGCAGTTCTTCCTGTGAGCGCCATGAGAGTAGGAGACGAAAGAGGCGACATTCAGGGTCCAGGTCTCGAGGCAGGGACTGCTCACCCCACAGCAGCCTGGAGAGGGACCGGAGACACAAACATCGGGAGAGGAGCCGAGAGAGGATGGACAAGAAGGAGAGTATGACTCGGTCCCGAGAGAGAAGAAGGTGGCGGTCTCGGTCACCCAGCTTGGAGCATAGGTCACGGAGGCCACGTTCCCGTGAGAAGCGGCCCCATTCCCCAGAGAAGAAGGAGGCTGTGAGGGAGGTTTCCCCAGCCCCTGCTCGACAGGAGGAACCAGGGCAGGATGGAAACCACCCTGCCAAGCCAGTCCCGGAAGTAAGTGTCCTGCCAGAGGTGGTTGTGGCTGACCTGAACCCTCCAGATGTCCCTCCTGTCCTGGCAGAACCAGTTGAGTGTGTGCCTGAGGACCTAGACTATGGTGATTCTGTGGAGGCAGGCCACGTCTTTGAAGATTTTTCAAATGAAGCCATCTTCATTCAGCTCGATGACATGAGCTCACCACCTTCCCCTGAGAGTACAGACTCCTCCCCTGAGCGAGACTTCCCATCAAATCCCACAGTGCCCCCAGCCAGCCTTCCACAGGACACTACTCTACCTACTATCCAGAGGGAGGCGTTACTGGTTCATAGTGAAGATATCTCAAAGCCTGCAACCCAGGCATTGACCCGTTCAGATCAGTGCCTGCTTAGGCAAGACACTGTAGAGACCGCTGCTGCAACTCTTAGCACCCCGAGTGTGGTCCCCATGGGAAAGGACAGTCCTTTGCTAAGTGGGAGAGGATGTGAAACAGTCCAGCCCAAGGATGCTGTGGCCCAGGCCCCACTGCTACGGTCCAGAACCCTGGTGAAAAGAGTCACCTGGAACctgcaggaagcagaggacaaCACCCCAACCCCCGACAGAGTTCCAA GGACACCACTTCAGAGGCCACAAAGGCCCCAGGAAGGAGACTGGGATGCAGAGGACAGGGCCCTCATAGGAGTTCAGCAGGCACCATTCTCCGACCTGCCCCCTCCCATCCACGTGCTCCAGGAGACTGGGTTACCTGATGCAGATCCCTCTCAG GTTTACAGCCCCAAcatgccaccacccctggctcaGCCCTCAAGCATCCTGCCCTATGCACTGGTCAGCCAGCCCTCAGTCCAGTTGATCCTGCAGGGGACCCTCCCCCTAGCAGGCTGTGGTGCAGCACAGAGCCTGGCCCCAGTGTCTAATATGCCAGCCACAACCTCAGAGCTAGCTATtcctaccaccaccaacaactcAGAGGAAAGAACTGCTACTCCCAAGTCAGCTGCTGAGAAGACCAAAAAGGAGGAG TACATGAAGAAGCTGCACATGCAGGAGCGGGCTGTGGAGGAGGTGAAGCTGGCCATTAAGCCCTTCTACCAAAAGAGAGAAGTGACCAAGGAGGAGTACAAGGATATCCTGCGCAAAGCTGTGCAGAAG ATCTGCCACAGCAAGAGTGGTGAAATCAACCCCGTGAAGGTGGCCAACCTGGTGAAGGCCTATGTGGACAAATACCGGCATATGCGCAGGCACAAAAAGACTGAAGCTGGGGAGGAACCACCCACTCAGGGTGCTGAGGCCTGA